The window ACCCACCGGGCTGGTCGAGCGTTCGCACCTTTGACCAGCGCTGACACACCCGAATGAGCGTCTCTTGGGCCAACTCCTCGGCCACTCCGCGGTCTCCAGTCCACAGACTCAGCGCGCCCACCAGCCGCGGCCACTCAGCCCGACAGAGCCGGGCCAGGTCCTCGGGCGCCTCCATGCCAACCAGCCTCCAGCAGCCGCCGGCACTCCTACACACGCACCAGCCAGGCCCGAGGTTTCACCCCGCGCCAGCCAAGTTCTTGAGCATCGCCAGGCGAGCGCATCGCCATCGAGCCCAACGGCCAGATACACCTCATTGTCGGACCTTCAACCGTGCCTTTGAAGCCGAGCGTCGTGCTCGTCAGTGCGGTGTCACCTCGGTCGCCATTGCGATCCACCTGCGTCTCAGGCAATCGGCTAGTGGGTTGGTGGAACCCAGGCCGCGGTGCCCGTGTTGGAGGCGAGCTTGAAGGGCTGGGGGTTGCCGAGGTCGACCCGGTAGAGGTTCGGACTTCCCGACGTCTCCGTCGGGAGCGTGCTGAGCAGAAACGAGGTCCCGGCCGGGTTGCCGCCAAGGAGTACCAGGGGCAGGTTCAACTCCGCGAGGGCCCGCTGCTGGGCGCCGGTCGTGGGATCAAAGGCCACGAGTCGGCTGGTCGTCGCGCCCGGAATCGCGGTGGCGGCCTCGCCGCTGGGCAGGAAGACGTAGCCGTTGCCGGGCAGGCGGATGGTCGTCAGGACTCGGAGCCCGTCGGCTTCGACGCGTACGGTCTCGAAGTCTGAGCCGGCCGTGACCTCGATGCGACGCGAGTCTGGCCACCAGGAGGCCGCGCTGACTGCGAAGGGTCGCGGCGCGAGCTGGGCGCGCTGCTCCCTGGTTGTCCGCAGGTCCCGTACCGCGAGGGTGTCGAGGGTGGGGCAACGGCTACCAGGGGTGTAGGTGCTCGAGTAGGCGAGGAAGCGTCCGTCTGGGCTGATCGCGGGTGCCGCGCCGATGGAAGCGACGCGATGTGGTGTGCCGCCGCTGATGGGGATCTCCCAAATCTCTGGTGGCGGCCCGCACCCCTGACCCAGCGTGTAGTAGATGCGCTTGGTCTTCGAGCTGACCGCGATCCCTCCGAGGGTTCGTCCGGCGGGTGACCACAGCAGGGTGCGTTCAACGCGACCGTCGGACGCTGCGAGGACCACCAGACGACTCCCCATCACCGCGACGACCGAGCCCGGGGGCCTTTGGCTCGCGGTGACCGCCGGCCGGGTGTCCTGGCTTCGCACGGCGAAGCTGACACCGATCAGCACGGCCACCAGCGGCACCAGTACCCCGACGCCTTGGCGCGTCCGTCGGCGCCGTCTTCGTCGTTGTCGCGCGTGCGCAGACACGGCATCCCAATCGTGTAGCTCGGCTGGCAGCGAACCGACTGCCTGACGCAGCGCTTCGGGAAGTCGCTCCTCAAGACTCATCATGTGCACTCATCCGATCGGTCGACCTGCAGCTCCAGCGAAACGAGGGCGCGGTGCAGGTGCTGCTTGACCGCTCCATCGGAGACGCCCAGCGTCTTGGCAATCTCGCGCAACGAGCAGTCCGCGAAGAACCGCAGCACCACGCATTCGCGTTGTCGTCGCGGCAGGGTCATGATTGCGTCCGCGAGCTCGCGCTGGCGGGCTCGTGCTGCCGCCGTCACCTCAGCCGAGGGCACATCCTCCTCCGCACCCGCAAAGCGCGTTCTGCGCTCGACGCGGCGGCGGCGCAACCCGCTACGGGCCAAATTCACCACTGCACGGCGCACGTACGGAAGGGGGTCCTCCCGGTCCCGGACCCGGTCCCAGCGTGCGTAGGTCCGCACAAACGCCTCCTGCACCACCTCTTCGGCCCGCGCCGCATCGTCGAGGAGCAGCCTGGCCAGCCCCACCAGGGCCGGGCCGTCCCGGCGAAACACCGTCACCAGGGCACCCTCGTCGGCGGCCCAGGCCTCCCGCTCCCCCACCTCCCCCACCGCGCCTCCGGGCACATCGCGGACCTTCGGAATCATCCCGACACCAGACGCCGAGCCGACCTGCCAGGTTGACACGACCGAGATCGTGCGGCCCGAGGCAACGACGGCCGAGCGGTCGCCGACCGGCCTGGCTGGCCGACCTCGTCGGTCCCCAAGACACGGGCGCGCCGGTACCGAGCGGGGCCCGGGATACGGA of the Acidimicrobiia bacterium genome contains:
- a CDS encoding SigE family RNA polymerase sigma factor, producing the protein MSTWQVGSASGVGMIPKVRDVPGGAVGEVGEREAWAADEGALVTVFRRDGPALVGLARLLLDDAARAEEVVQEAFVRTYARWDRVRDREDPLPYVRRAVVNLARSGLRRRRVERRTRFAGAEEDVPSAEVTAAARARQRELADAIMTLPRRQRECVVLRFFADCSLREIAKTLGVSDGAVKQHLHRALVSLELQVDRSDECT